One window of Delphinus delphis chromosome 12, mDelDel1.2, whole genome shotgun sequence genomic DNA carries:
- the CDC42EP3 gene encoding cdc42 effector protein 3 has translation MPAKTPIYLKAANNKKGKKFKLRDILSPDMISPPLGDFRHTIHIGKEGQHDVFGDISFLQGNYELLPGNQEKARMGQFPGHNEFFRANSTSDSMFTETPSPVLKNAISLPTIGGSQALMLPLLSPVTFSSKQESLGPGKLPRLSCEPVMEEKAPEESSLLENGTVHQGDVSWGSSGSASQSSQGRGSHSSSLSEQYPDWAAEDMFDHSAPCELIKEKTKSEESLSDLTGSLLSLQLDLGPSFLDEVLNVMDKNK, from the coding sequence ATGCCAGCCAAGACCCCAATTTACCTGAAAGCTGCCAAtaacaagaaaggaaagaaatttaaactGAGGGACATCTTGTCTCCAGATATGATCAGCCCTCCCCTTGGAGACTTCCGCCACACCATTCACATTGGCAAAGAGGGCCAGCACGATGTCTTTGGAGACATTTCCTTTCTTCAAGGCAACTATGAGCTTCTACCTGGAAACCAGGAGAAAGCGCGCATGGGCCAGTTCCCTGGGCATAACGAGTTCTTCCGGGCCAACAGCACCTCCGACTCCATGTTCACAGAAACGCCCTCTCCGGTGCTCAAAAATGCCATCTCCCTCCCAACCATCGGAGGGTCCCAGGCACTCATGTTGCCCTTGTTGTCACCGGTGACATTCAGTTCCAAACAGGAGTCCTTAGGGCCGGGAAAGCTGCCCCGGCTTAGCTGTGAGCCGGTCATGGAGGAGAAGGCTCCGGAGGAAAGCAGCCTGTTGGAGAACGGGACGGTCCACCAGGGGGACGTCTCGTGGGGGTCCAGCGGGTCCGCATCCCAGTccagccagggcaggggcagccacTCCTCCAGCCTCTCCGAACAGTATCCCGACTGGGCGGCCGAGGACATGTTTGATCATTCCGCCCCGTGCGAGCTCATCAAGGAAAAGACTAAATCAGAGGAGTCCCTCTCTGATCTCACGggttccctcctctccctgcagcTCGATCTTGGGCCCTCATTTCTAGATGAGGTGCTGAATGTCATGGATAAAAATAAGTAA